The Prionailurus bengalensis isolate Pbe53 chromosome E4, Fcat_Pben_1.1_paternal_pri, whole genome shotgun sequence region CTGAAGGTGGATTTTACATGTTCTGGTATTTTATAGAAATTGGTTCTGATCATTTACAGccttttgtttctgctttctttcactcagcatcatgttTACGCGATTCACCTCTACTGTCTTATTTTGCTGTAAGTTCTTTTACTTTTTCGGCTGCTATAGAATACACCTCAATTTGATGCTAGTTATTTGCCTTAAGCTTTTTCTTGTGCTCTTACGTTTCTTTGTGTGGTTTGAAATTTCTATCTAGTATTGTTTTCCTTCTGCGTGAAGAGTTTTCTTTAATAATTCGTGTAATGCACGCCTACGAACAGTaatttctttcactcttttcctgaaaatgtctttatttcacctctttaaaaatgtttattttttttattgtgctatAGCCTGCATGCCATACGGTTCACCTATTAAACTGTGCAACTCAgtgatttttagtgtattttcagACTTGCGCAACAATCATAGCAATCTAATTGTAGAATATTTGCCTCACCCTatcctcccccggcccccctACCCCAGGCATTTGCCTATTCTGGCCATTGCACAGcaatggaatcatatgatatgtgttCTTATTTCAATCAGCTTCtgtcacttagcgtaatgttttcaGAGTTCATGCATGCTGTAACATAGATTTTAATCCAGCCACATCGATACTTAAGTTAAATGCTAACATACATTTAATGCTAAATAATCTTCCgttgtgtggatataccatattCTATTTGTCCAtccatcatttgatggacatttagatcaTTCCCACTTTTTGACTATTGTGGACAGTGCTTCTGTGTACGAGTTCTACTTCCGTTCTCTTGGGTAGACGTGCCTAGAAGTGGAATGACCGGGTCATACGGTGGCGGCAggtttaaatttttgagaaactgtTCAACTGCTTTCCAAGGTGacagcaccattttacattctcacagCGGTACCGAGGGTCCTAATTTTTATATCCTCACCCCCACTTGTTACTGTCTGTCTTTTGCTCATGGTCATCTCAGGGAGTGTCATATGAGGCAAGTTGTGGCCTCTCCCTATGAAATACAGGAAATCAAACCCTCCACTGAGCAGCCAATGCCACATAAATAGCCGGAAGAACAACTGAGATTTAAATCCAATATTCCGAAGCAAGGCTCTTTTCCGGGCAAGGTAACAGGAGAGTAGAGGGGTGGTTCCCGTGTGCAAGCAAAGATAAAGCCACTGCAGGTAGGAACAAAGGGCAGGATCAAGGGTCTGCTTCGAGTGTTGTGTCCTCAGCCCATCCCTGCCCTCACTCAGGGTCCAAGAAGCCAGTCACATTTTAGAAAGACGCTGTTATGATTGGAAGGTATGTGCTTTCTCGCAGGTCCCACAAGAGAAAGAGGTTCTCGCAGGACCCTGTTTGCcgcccaaccccccaccccaatgACTGTATTGTGTTGAAGAAAATCATCTCCCTGAGAGATGTTCTATCTCAAGCTGGGCGGGTAGTTCCTATTACTGAGGTGAACTCACAGGTGATGAAGGACCACTGTTAGTGAACTTCCTGTGTCTCAGTTCCCTCCCTGAGAGTGCACTTTGAAAACCCCAGGAGGGCTGCTCCGAAGGCCCAGGGGCTTCTGTCTCTATGAGGACCTATCAAGGACACGGTCACGAGAGAGGAGTCCCTCATGCTGGGACGGACTCCCGCGGGCCCCATCAAAGTGTTTCACTCCCTTCCAGCCCCAGGAGTGCCCCATGTGACCATAAATGAGAGGGGAAGAAGTGAGCAGAGAGCTTTCTcccagctccagactctgagccatgaCTGGACTGCCCGTGGCAAGACATGTAGAGTGCTCCCCACCATTGGGCTCTGGGTAAGGATGCTCTCGCTCAGGCACATTTGCCCCCAGGTCCTTTTCTGGTTGGGGCACTGGGAAGAAACTGAGGGAATTCAGAAATAAGGAGAAGTATCGGATAATTAGGGTCCACAGACATATCATTCAGAACACGaaacctatttaaaataaaacatacacagaTATTCTGCCTTCCTAATGCTGTCATTCAGTCTGCGCACAGAATGAGCAAATAGGGCTCTTTTAAAAGTAGCATGATCCTGCGCAAGCCATTTCCCTTGTCTGGGTCCCAGTTTCCTCTCTTGCGCCATGAAGACGCAGAATGAGATCATCTAAAATGGAATCCCCTCCTGACCCAGCGCTTTGGCCCTATGCGTAAATAATTAGATACTATGGAGAATGCAATGGTGAGAACTAGAGCATAGAATGAAAAAGATTTGTTCTAAAGGCATTTTGGAGTAAGAGGAACACGGTATGTTTGAAAAGGACCCTGCTAATTCATACATGAGATGCACGTGTTAGGTTTCATGAGAGATCTAATTCCAATATCAGGAGACCGAAGGGAGGAGATGAGTAGTTGTGAGCTAAGGGTCTGGACGAATCACCCTGGCTGCCATCGATTCTTTCATTTCCCACCACAACTGAGACATCGGTCGCTGTGCCAAATCCTCCAGGAGGCGGGGCGTAAAGTGAGACATCTTTAATTTCAAAATCCTCACAGAAAGTTGCTttggaataaaataatgaatggaaaACACTGCAGCATTTGACAGGGTATAGTTGGAGGCAAAGTGAGGAAGGACTACTGGGAATCCAGCAGGGGAGATTGGTGGGGGAGACTGGTGTTCACCATAGATGCTCAAGGAAAGACAGTGGTGGACTTGAACCCCCAAATGGTTAGATGTCTACAGACTGACTCGGGAAGAAGTGTGGTCTTGGGGGGATGCATTgcaaacaaaaagattaaaacgAAGTACAGGGACCCATTTGGCAAACGGTgaaatttctgtgatgatggtgAAAACAGTGTCTAAAGCATGAATCTGGACCAGAACGACAGGGATTTTCTGTAAGCAGAACTAGGGATAATGGGTGGATCTCAGACTTCAGGTCACTGGAAGGACTCAGTTTACAGACTGAAGTTCTTTGACAACAGACAGAATTGTCTTATGGGGCAAGAAACTTCAGCctccttattattctttttttgtggtagtgttaaaagatcttttatttttatgaattgatGGGAATGTATGATACAGTTAAGATATTTTTCATGATCCACAATTTCtgacaactgatgaatggataaagaaattgtggttgatatatacaatggaatactacttggcagtgagaaagaatgaaatctggccttttgtagcaacatggatggaactggagagtgtgatgctaagtgaaataagtcagacagagaaagacagataccatatgttttcactcttatgtggatcctgagaaacttaacagaagaccatgggggaggggaaggaaaaaaaaagttagagaagcagagagccaaaccataagagactcttaaaaactgagaataaactgagggttgatggcaggtgggagggaggggaaagtgggtgatgagcactgaggagggcacccgttgggatgactactgggtgttgcatggaaaccaatttgacaataaatttcatattaaaaaaaagatatttttcatgATCCAATGAAACCCAAGATTATGGGAGTTCCAAAGAGAATTGGTATTTCCTCAAGTTTCTTCCAACACTGACTCAATATCTCTCAGTTTTGGAAACTGAATTAAAACAgtaattagaaatattaaaagaaaattaaataataatttaaaaaagacaatgtaaggggaaaccatcagtttttttttgttttgttttgttttgtgtgtgtgtgtgtgtgtgtgtgtgtgtgtttgctataTTGGGTGGGGcgtgagggagagagatgagtAGCCAGAATCTCTGTGAATTGTGACCTGCGGAGTTAAGCAGGTGTGGGGAACTAGTTTCAGGGAGAAATAATGCTTGACCTGGTTATGCTGACTTTGATTTCCCAGGTGGAGTATCCAGGGAGTGAATGTCAGCAGGACATCAGCGAGCAGAGAAACAAGGTCCTTTATCTCTAGGGGATACGTTCCAAGATCCCGAGTGATGCCTGAAACAACAAATAGTCCTAAATCCTATATATGCTATGTTTTTTccaatacatacatacctatgataaagtttaatttataaatagaattaagTTTGTAATTAACAAACAATAAGAGTTACCAACAACAGTAATAAAACAATTGTGACAATATACGGTAATAACAGTGATGTGCatgtggcttttctctctctcaaaatatcttaccatactgtactcacccttcttgtgatgatgtgagatgacaaaatgcctaGGTGATGAGATGGaggaggtgaatgatgtaggcgtTGTGACACAGCATTAGTCTATTAGTGGCCTTCTGATGATAGGTCAGAAGGAGGACTGTCTGCTTTCAGACAGCAgttgaccacaggtaactgaaactGTGGAAAGGCAAACCGTGGATAAGGGGGACTATTCTGTAGCTTGAGACCAAGTCTTTGGAGTCATGTGGAAACCTTACCCTCTGAGGAAGGAAAGGGCAAGACGTTGCCTTCCATTATTCAACCTTGAGGCCAGCCCCCAAATATCTGGAAGTTTAGCTAAGGTCACTAAACAATTCATCTTGAGTGTGGTTGGGAGGCCAGAGATGGAGCAGAAACTTTATATTTATACTTGGAGGGGAAGGAATGTAAAAAGCCTAGAATAAATATGATCTGAGTTGGATAGAAATGTTGGGATAATGTTTTATAGGAGGCACAGCTGCACCTAAGATTTGAAGGAGGTAAAGGCAGAATTGGACAATGGGCAGGTATGGATTTGAAGCAAAGAAAACTAAGGCAAAGGGGAAATCTCTAATATTAAGATGGTTACTAGGGCTTTGCTGAAGCAAGATCACTCAGAAGGATCCTGCCCGGAAATGGTCTTCTGACATCTTAGTAGAGAAACATCCTATCTTTGGAATGAGAAAGTTTTGGCACAAGAAGACGGCATGTTGCCTGGGTTTAGAAGACTGTGCAGCCAGGAGCAAGCAGGGTAAATAACGTAGGTTTGGATGGGATGAGAGGGAGAAGTGAAAAGCAGCTTGGAGAACAGAGGAGGAGACTGGATGGGTTTGTAACACTTTGCCTTTGAGCAAGTGTTCCTTTCTGCCTAGAATacctttcttgtgtttttttccacCTGGCAGTTCTGACCCTTTACTTCAAATAAAAGTGATGTCTTCTGATGTGCCTTGGTGGCTCTGTTgcttgggcatccaactcttaattttggctcaggtcgtgatctcatggttgatgagattgagccctgcatcagcatggagcctgtttaagtttctctctcccctccccacctcaataaataaacaaacttaaaaaaatgatgtctTCTGTGAGGTAGTCCTGATCTCCACTTCCAGCCCAGGGCTCATTCATGGCTCCTCCTGCATATGCAAATAAGCAGTTAGCTACCTTACCCCATTTGCTTattcatgtaacaaatatttcttgattcaTTCATTATCGTGGTCCAGACCCAACTGTAGGCACCTGAGATTcatcagtgagcaaaacagaaaatCGGAAAATCTCCCTGCCCTGGTGGAGCTTGTGTTGTCATAGGGGGGAGAAACCACAAATAGTTGAGATGACAAGTAAGCTCATTTGTATCGTTAGGACACGTAAGTACCGTGGAAAGGATTAAATGGGGAGTACAGAAAGGTGGTGCTAGGACAGGACCTGGGCGTGGGAAAGGAGGCAGACTCCAGTTCTATTTAGGGCAGCTCAggcagggctgctggggagggCAGATCTGTACCAAGGCTTGGAACAAATGAAAAAGctacccaaggggcgcctgggtggcgcagccggttaagcgtccgactgcagccaggtcatgatctcgcggtccgtgagttcgagccccgcgtcgggctctgggctgatggctcggagcctggagcctgtttccgattctgtgtctccctctctctctgcccctcccctgttcatgctctgtctctctctgtcccaaaaataaataaaaaaaaaaaaaaaaaaaagaaaaagctacccAAGGGGAGATTTGGCAGAAAATGGCTCGAGGAAGAGAAAGCTACAACAAAGACTATAAGCCGTCAGGTCACTGAAGAGGTTTGAGCAGGGAAGGCAGGGCCTGACTTGAAATGGAAAGGACAGATGTGGCTGCAGTGTCGAGGACAGGCTACAGATGGACCAACACAAGTAGGATCTGTTAGGAGACCGTTACAGTGATGGAGGTGAGCGAGGTCATGGCTCGAACACAGTGAAAACTAGCTCCTGGATTTGGCAGAAATACAGAAGCAACGACAACTGTGAGAATTTGGGTCCATGAGCTGCAAGACTGTGACGGTCCATGTGGGAGAGGCGAGGCCTAGTAGGGGAGACCGTGTTGGCTGGGGAGTCTATTTAGAAAGCTGTCTAAACATCTGTGGTGTTTTGAGTCATGACATTGGATGGCATCGACCAAGGAGTGAGtttacagagaaaggaaaaaaggagaatcGACACTGACCACTGTGAATTAGGAAGGTAGGTCAGGGAGAAAGAACTAGCAAAGGAGGTAAGGAGGGACCAGTCAAGTAGGAAGAAGCCGAATGATGGCACTCTGATAGGAAGATGTAGCCCTGAGAACCAATGAAGCCAGTGTGTCAAAGGGCAGGACAGGGACCTCTGTCAAGGCTGGAGGATAGCCTGGGCAAGCTAAGGAATGGGAACTGGATGTGGTAAATGTGAGATAACTCGTGTGTGTGAAGAGGGGTGGTCTGATGGAGTGGTAGGTGGTGAAGGTCTGACTGGAAAGGTTTAAGAGAAAACCAACCATTAGGAATGAGAGTGGAGGCAGATCTTTGCGGGGTCGGGGGTGTTGTtgcaggaacaggggaggaaaCGGACCAGTGGCTCTGGGATAAGTGAGTCAAGAGAAGGAATTTGGGGGGCTTGTCTTTTACTTGTTTAACAAGTGACAACAGGAACATGTTTCTGTGATGATGGAGTGTTCCAATACAGAGCTGGTTGGCAATGAGTGgccttctctattttctctggTAGGATATTAGTTGCCTAGCTTCACTTACTGTTTTAGCTCCCATTCTAGGAACAATACCTCCAATAcagaaaatgttcaataaatttttgtCACATGGACCTCTCAGTACAAGTTAAATATTTGCCATCTAAAAAGCAGTAAACCAGAAGAACATATTCCAGGTTGGTGGAGGAGGAAAGCGGAAGGAAGGACCAACAAAGTGGCCACAGCTGGGAATAGAAGTGCAAAGACATAGATTTGTCTCCTTGTTTTCTGTGGCTCTTATATTAACTCAAACCCCCTTGCCTTGACTGAGATTCACCCCCGAGTCCGAGACAGGTGAAACCCTGACCTACCTGCTCCTGGAAGATGCTGCCAGACCCGAGTCTCCATGAGGAAATGAGAGGGAGCCGAGGGTGAAAGGGCTGATGCTTTGGTATCCAGAAAgttgaggaagaaaataaactgaaattacaaatcaaaatatataacGGAAATGATGTAATCTTGGTCCAGTATACTACCGATATTTTATCAGTATAAATGACAAGGAATATAGGTAAATAATAAGATAAACCTTGGATGAGGAATACTGAAGTTTCCAAAACCTGTATAGTTTCCATTAAGCAAGATAGCCGGGTTACACAATGGATTATGGAGGCCAAAAAATGGGCTGTGACACCAGAGACGGACTTAGAGTCTGATTATAAGAGCAGATACTCTGAAGGAAGCTGCTGATAATGGTAAGGGCTAGAAAGGGATCCAAACTCTGGCCTCTTAACATATTTGCTGGGAGCCCTTTACTCTGGAGGTGGCAGAGGGGAGATGAAGTCCTTTGACGGATCTTGTTCTTAATATTTCTGTGGTTCAACTTTCTTCCTCATCCCTCCATGCCCCACAGTCTAGGAATATGAATGGTGAGCCATGGATGCTGGGAATTGGAGCCAGGTAACAGAGTTCGTCATCTTGGGCTTTCCCCATCTCCAGGGTATCCAGGCTTACCTCTTCGTCTTGTTACTTCTAATTTATGTCACCACCGTACTGGGAAACCTGCTGGTATTCCTAGTGGTCCGCCTGGACTCCCAGCTCCACACACCCATGTACCACTTTGTCAGCATCCTCTCCCTGCTGGAGCTTGGCTACACGGCTGCCACCGTCCCCAAGATGCTGTCGAACCTGCTCAGGGAGGAGAAGACCATTTCTTTCTCCGGATGCCTCCTGCAAATCTACTTCTTTCACTCTCTTGGGGCCACTGAGTGCTATCTCCTCACAGCTATGGCTTATGACAGGTATTTAGCCATCTGCCGGCCCCTCCACTACTCCACCCTCATGAGCCCAGCACGCTGCGCCAAGATTGCCGTTGGCTGTTGGTTGGGAGGTCTGGCTGGGCCGGTGGCTGAGATTTCCCTGGTGTCCCGTCTCCCTTTCTGTGGCCCCAATCGCATTCAGCACATCTTTTGTGATTTCCCGCCCGTGCTGAGCTTGGCTTGTACTGACACATCTATCAACGTCCTAGTGGACTTTGCTATCAACTCCTGCAAGATCCTGGCCACCTTCCTGTTGATCCTCAGCTCCTATGTCCAGATCGTCCGCACGGTGCTCAGGATTCCTTCGGTTGCAGGCAAGACcaaggccttctccacctgtgccTCCCACCTGACCGTGGTTCTCATCTTCTATGGGAGCATCCTCTTTATGTATGTGCGGCTGAAGAGTAGCTACTCACTGGACTACGACCGCGCCCTGGCTGTGATCTACTCGGTGCTCACACCTTTCCTCAACCCCTTCGTCTATAGCTTGCGCAACAAGGACATTAAGGAGGCCGTGAGGAGGCAGTTGAAGAGGTCAGGGATACTTATTGAAGTGAAGGTGGGGAAGGCAGGCCAAGGGAGAAGACGAGGTACGGTGACCCAGGGGGTCACCAGTCACCGCAGATGAGAAGTCAAGCGTTGAGTGCTTTTCTACGTGGGATACAGAACTGAGGCAAGTGTTGCCTGGCTCTCAGCGTCTACATTACGGCCACACTGGAGCCACACATGGCCAGAGACGAGAGATTGGAATGTGGTTTTCAAATCTCAGATGTTTGTATACCATACATAGGAATTTCGTCACATCTGGGCCTTACCTACTCTACGTCAATATACAgtaaatttgataaatatttaatgtaaatacatTTACTCGTATTCTAAACaataatattgaatattattGAGATACGTTTTAGAACAAAAAataaccgtttttttttttcgtgtACCATTTACACTTAAATGGTATTGCATGTATACCATTTGTTTGTGTATTGAAATGGAAAACACCGGTATAGTAGAGGACAGCATGTTTTTGACTGTATACGTGCGGGTTTAAATCCTAATTCATTCAGTTACTTTGATGACATGATCTTTAGTGAGTAACTCAAACTCTCTGAGTCTTAAtttcaccatttgttaaaaatattttttgaaggttATTTTGCGAGTTAGTGATAAGGTCTGTATACCACAGGTAAAGTGTCTGGGATACAACtgataactatatatatatatatatatatggacacctgagtggcttagttggttgagagtccaacttcggctcaggtcatgatctcacagtttgtgagttcaagccccacatcaggtttgctgctgtcagggcagaccctgctttggatcctctctccccctctctctgccccttccccattcatgctctctctctttcaaaaagaatatatatatatatatatatacacacacacacacatgtatgtatatgtatatatgtgtgtatacatataaatgtgtgtgtgtatctgcccCAAACCTCTCATCATTACTCTGAGCCTTAGAACAATACCCAGGAAAATGTCATTAAGCAAAAGTACTTCCCAGATACTTTTCCCCAAAGGACAGGAATCAGGGAGCCAGCGGGCGTACTTGAGAAGTCAGCTAGCTGACTGCACTTGGGTTCTGCCCGGTTGTGCATGTCAGTCTTGGTGGTCTTGACATCCATTCACAGGGAGAGTGTAGGAGTCTAACCACTAGCAAGAAATACGATTACTTTTTACATTGGacatcttctttattctgtttcaagCTACTTATGTCCTTAAACATATgagaatatgtgaaaaataatccTATAGCTTAATGTATGACATATATGGTGATTGAATTTATTAGCTGGTGTTAGAGGTAATCATGCATCTGAATGTCTACTGTGAATAGAAAGTCAAGTATTGACTATTAGAAAACTTGCAGTTTTATAGAACTTTCTATGAAAATCCCAAAGTTGTTATTCGTACTATCTGAAAGGTACCCATCCAACCACCCATCTTTTCCATTTCAGCTCTTTATTTAGCTCTGACTACATACATCACGTGTCTGTTAAGGCCACAGAaggatgaacaaaacagatactGTCCAGTTCCTGCACTTATGCTGGTTGGAAAGAGTtgagaatataaatattaaaattacaattGATTTATACTTAGTTACTGTTAGTTAATTAAAATTGTGGTAATTAGTGATAAATACCCCTACACCCTCTTCTCGAGGAGGTTACAATGAAGATGCAAACTGAGAGATAGACCCGAATCAGCCATTGCATCAAAGCAATGATTGTATCTGTATTGAGACCCAGGTGGAGGGAACACCTTGCCGACCCTACAGAGAAAATCAGTCAGGGATTCtgattaagaaaacaaatcctCAGCCTCCCGGCTTGGTGCCTCTAGTGGTTAAAAGGTCCAGGATAGgacagggaaaggagaaaagaagaaaatgacagttGAACGAGTTGATAACTGGGTTCTGGGTCTGGAAACAAGCAGACGGTGGCAGCCCCAGGACGTTGGCACCCGAGGACTTGTAGGGGCAGTTGTGAAAGGGGGTCTCACCTTCAAGAAAGTGAAGGACAACTCATAGAATAGGAAAAATTACTTGCAAACCATGtgtctgataagggacttgtttCTAGCATGTATGAAGCACTCTTGCAGCTCaataacaaaaaggcaaataacacaattgaaaaatgaacaaagggtcTGAGTAGCAGTACCCTCACACACGGCTTGTGGGAACAGAAAGTGACATAAGCCCTTTGGAAAACAGCCTGGGATTTCCTCCAAAGATGAAACGGAGAGTTGTCacaggacccagcaattccaatcctgggtgtatatccaaaggaaacgaCAATATACGTCCACACAGAaattt contains the following coding sequences:
- the LOC122475978 gene encoding olfactory receptor 6N1, with the translated sequence MDAGNWSQVTEFVILGFPHLQGIQAYLFVLLLLIYVTTVLGNLLVFLVVRLDSQLHTPMYHFVSILSLLELGYTAATVPKMLSNLLREEKTISFSGCLLQIYFFHSLGATECYLLTAMAYDRYLAICRPLHYSTLMSPARCAKIAVGCWLGGLAGPVAEISLVSRLPFCGPNRIQHIFCDFPPVLSLACTDTSINVLVDFAINSCKILATFLLILSSYVQIVRTVLRIPSVAGKTKAFSTCASHLTVVLIFYGSILFMYVRLKSSYSLDYDRALAVIYSVLTPFLNPFVYSLRNKDIKEAVRRQLKRSGILIEVKVGKAGQGRRRGTVTQGVTSHRR